Proteins from a genomic interval of Triplophysa dalaica isolate WHDGS20190420 chromosome 13, ASM1584641v1, whole genome shotgun sequence:
- the LOC130434431 gene encoding cytochrome c oxidase assembly factor 7 — protein sequence MAGLINFEDEKEVKQFLDNLGVEYSYQCYREKDPEGCQRLADYLEGVKKNYESTAQVLKHNCEMNGHGESCYKLGAYHVTGKGGVAECLKTAYSCFTKACNTNGKKSVDACHNVALLAHDGRAMEGGTDALTARRYYEKACDGGFAPSCFNLSALLIQGSQGVDKNMSLALKYALRSCELGHVWGCSNASRMYKLGDGTEKDDQKAEELKNRAKELHGQQKERQLKFGE from the exons ATGGCCGGTTTAATTAATTTTGAGGACGAAAAGGAGGTCAAGCAGTTTTTGGATAATTTGGGAGTGGAGTACAGTTATCAGTGTTACCGGGAGAAAGACCCTGAAG GTTGTCAGAGATTAGCAGATTATCTAGAGGGTGTTAAAAAGAACTATGAGTCCACCGCCCAGGTCCTCAAGCATAACTGCGAGATGAATGGACATGGAGAGAGCTGCTATAAACTTGGGGCTTACCATGTCACCGGCAAAG GCGGTGTGGCAGAGTGTTTAAAGACGGCATACTCGTGTTTCACGAAAGCGTGCAACACCAATGGTAAGAAGTCGGTGGATGCCTGCCACAATGTAGCTCTGCTCGCCCATGATGGGAGAGCCATGGAAGGGGGCACAGATGCACTGACTGCTCGTCGGTATTATGAAAAGGCATGTGATGGAGGTTTTGCACCAAGCTGTTTCAACCTGAGTGCACTATTAATCCAGGGATCTCAGGGGGTagacaaaaacatgtcattGGCCTTAAAGTACGCTCTACGGTCCTGTGAGTTGGGCCACGTTTGGGGCTGCTCCAATGCCAGCCGCATGTACAAACTGGGTGATGGGACAGAGAAGGACGATCAGAAAGCAGAGGAACTTAAGAACAGGGCTAAAGAACTCCATGGACAGCAGAAGGAAAGGCAGCTGAAATTTGGGGAGTGA